A stretch of Besnoitia besnoiti strain Bb-Ger1 chromosome Unknown contig00015, whole genome shotgun sequence DNA encodes these proteins:
- a CDS encoding uncharacterized protein (encoded by transcript BESB_028080) has protein sequence MEAIGCEAGIVVADVIWFPLLLKKKESLCCCVASASVNFVFQFAEENNATTAKLLWTFRTLSPVTCLLCADASLVTFHKDLSVLFLAFNEEFNALLNQTGFLQAEKTDPLMPSQSALRALTCQAVDSRIRHPLLAAEAPCQAVTSMLFLVKTKGALDLAARENATDSSTALQAESSQLPTDLQGAASQRASTLSLQEGEDELDGEDAETVNLETELVGIVAARPVAGLVLEALQTSAETYEIRIVTATRTGVVRSCTVQVPATSGLPAAPSTTRCVLVSHLQLPSSLSCLASGRHPALGTVILCGSENGVLRWLDLDATSLVKEIRVATDPVIALLACPEPQEAAEASLLWAALCGEGTLVFLRAADPRTLCSGGARDLLPLGIVSLAAALEGEQKDAGAEEAAGRRLYSEAAKRHVGKRLLLTRSLGWMQHASLLNAEPPPGSAAGWIVSCGSVLRAEAEEAPLNALFFICAPPAAFLPHNADLAEVCPLRAVRLACVPSALCVVGKALFVATAAGELLGFSGAQFVSELSHPRRGTSRPLADKPPAAPLFLVRVASSPLRTLAVATPPSSSASRRSSHPDSASAVAIATSMDGSVYGVQLPLLRPRKAAQFEESLSVAEPVAGEGDAPRPSRPSSSETESRHALPQVCCRVLWCRASRACLPESLTAAVGAALPASERNAEAVVFVASAGDDGLLLWRERGGGGASETHAETEPPSGAEAAQRTRGRQGGISFQSQIAATVEYSSDVGAAPAGDDVVKRPRTLGTPDASLEVSKPVKLPAAWEELWACGRNERLAREVQRDKEALQSEMQSLRKALRKLIEENEVRGSAEAVPREAFCLDADARRRIQETLEADLERFQKETELQRLVCSALRERLTEKIWKKMRRPGRALAAIADADSAVEFVRDYPLQATDATRLDEKLVFLRKLEKREEEWLRRAAAEDRALMRLRFDDAVATASTQNLEEEYITHARAGDGEQAPLVAAGVRGAEGDSLARCGGWLASAEKTFARVTSLRRLLYPPLEVLSTSRRRIQSCLLNRVAGALREAFNALFDAAVSDKRRTVEQINQKVKQAHAVAEELKCDPGVSFYAAPSCEDPEAILKVSAEEVRAELGYLPSWFSLEAQEEEAEQRESVVDEAAARALQQMMGGRLQNKTDTSTLEMQIEKERWMSSVKPEEMTEAQKKAVADYEEKVAQIQALQDAHRKKLEADLHRLKEEIRELKQTFGVRFQELQAKQRQFDAEILKQELYSMRMATWINSSSDRAESLERLLRRLHLHSRQSTKTRKALAEAAAKCQALEKQQHELLQEGKETVAALRASLLQAQLPPETYSAFMAIFRQRRMLSELPSSALSRTSASGDVTPRSAAERESLHGAEAASDALDVKCPEGGPESVFRNVLQARQEKSNAESRLAATVAAFDERRRYMSYLQQKQERESLVEAALVERIAEERQALEILELDVKLLMELKQGHVEVTSGTPVTTYEDACVVHKEAIDRCNNAILAIGKQKIHTLEMIKAFRRKIVLLDWEKRVLDAEARDVEERTRDVHMLRITKAIQKYLTSAAQQRGKRLQDEKEKNPKKKTSAKFATPDASRAELPLVPPPPAPDATQRNSPLDILDKKIRELQKEIKRKASENASLEQTAKELQQRALSKKLKLTRETLIPRTKEGSPDEGASEIPQRNSQFCGLQYVRRLENAARRYTDEIEELRDELKRLRARTIPMFEVEK, from the exons ATGGAGGCGATAGGGTGCGAGGCGGGGATCGTCGTTGCCGACGTCATTTGGTTTCCTCTGCtcctgaagaagaaggagagccTGTGCTGCTGCGTGGCCTCGGCCTCGGTGAACTTTGTGTTTCAGTTCGCCGAAGAAAACAACGCGACGACTGCCAAGCTCCTATGGACATTTCGCACGCTGTCGCCCGTTACCTGTCTGCTCTGCGCCGACGCGTCCCTCGTCACGTTTCACAAAGAcctctccgtcctcttcttGGCCTTCAACGAGGAATTCAACGCCCTTCTCAATCAGACAGGGTTTCTCCAAGCTGAAAAAACTGAT CCTCTCATGCCGTCGCAgtctgcgcttcgcgcgctgaCCTGTCAAGCGGTTGACAGCCGCATCCGCcatcctctcctcgctgcggaggctCCCTGCCAGGCGGTCACCTCGATGCTGTTTCTGGTGAAGACCAAAGGGGCTCTTGACCTggccgcgagagaaaacgccaCAGACTCAAGCACCGCTTTGCAAGCTGAATCTAGCCAGCTACCAACTGATCTGCAG GGAGCAGCCAGCCAACGGGCTTCTACGCTGAGTctgcaggaaggcgaggatgAACTCGatggcgaggacgcaga AACTGTGAATCTGGAAACCGAGCTCGTGGGGAtcgtcgcggctcgccctgTTGCTGGGCTGGTGCTCGAGGCGCTTCAGACCTCCGCGGAGACATACGAGATTCGCATcgtgacggcgacgcgcacggGGGTCGTCAG aTCATGCACCGTGCAGGTCCCTGCCACCTCCGGgctgcccgcggcgccctcgacgactcgctgcgtcctcgtgTCTCACTTACAGCTTCCCTCGAGCCTgagctgcctcgcgtcggGTCGGCATCCAGCCCTGGGCACGGTGATTCTCTGCGGAAGTGAGAACGGCGTCCTGCGGTGGCTGGACCTCGACGCGACGAGCCTCGTGAAGGAGATCAG GGTCGCCACGGACCCCGTTATAGCTCTTCTGGCTTGTCCAGAGCCccaggaggctgcggaggcgtcgctgctctgggcggcgctctgcggcgagggtaccctcgtcttcctgcgTGCGGCAGACCCGCGAACTCTCTGCTCAGGAGGCGCAAGAGACCTGTTGCCTCTCGGCATCGTgtctctcgccgcagcgctggAAGGCGAACAAAAG gacgcaggcgccgaggaggcggcagggagACGCTTGTATtcagaggcggcgaagcggcatGTGGGCAAGCGACTGCTTCTCACTCGCTCGCTCGGCTGGATGCAGCACGCGAGCCTTCTCaacgcggagccgccgccaggctcCGCCGCTGGATGGATTGTTTCGTGCGGAAGCGTATTGAGggcagaggccgaggaggcgccacTGAATGCACTATTTTTCATCTGtgccccccccgccgccttcctgccGCACAACGCAGATCTCGCAGAAGTT TGTCCGCTCAGGGCTGTAAGACTCGCCTGCGTgccctccgctctctgcgtcgtcggcaAGGCGCTCTTCgtggcgacggccgcgggcgaaCTCTTGGGATTTTCTGGCGCCCAGTTTGTCTCGGAGTTGAGTCACCCGCGTCGCGGCACTTCTCGTCCCCTCGCAGACaagccccccgccgcgccactGTTTTTAGTCCGTGtagcctcgtcgcctctccgcacGCTGGCGGTCGCGACtcctccctcgtcgtcggcatCGCGGCGTTCTTCTCATCCCGATTCCGCATCCGCGGTCGCTATTGCTACCTCGATGGATGGAAGCGTCTACGGGGTCCAGCTGCCGCTTCTGAGGCCGAGAAAGGCCGCGCAGTTCGAGGAGTCTCTTTCCGTCGCGGAACCCGTAGCTGGCGAGGGCGATGCGCcccggccgtcgcggccgtcttCCTCAGAGACGGAGTCTCGACACGCGCTTCCGCAAGTCTGCTGCAGAGTCCTCTGgtgccgcgcgtctcgcgcctgtCTTCCGGAATCTCTCACTGCTGCCGTAGGAGCGGCGCTCCCTGCTTCTGAACGCAACGCCGAGGCGGTTGTTTTCGTGgcaagcgccggcgacgacgggctCCTCCTttggcgcgagcgaggaggcggcggggcgtctgaaacacacgcagagacagagccgccttccggcgctgaggccgcgcagcggacACGCGGGCGACAAGGCGGCATTAGCTTCCAGTCGCAGATCGCAGCGACGGTTGAATA CTCGAGCGATGTCggtgcggcgcccgcgggggaTGATGTGGTGAAACGGCCGCGGACTTTAGGCACTCCAGATGCTTCTCTGGAGGTCTCGAAGCCTGTGAAATTGCCAGCCGCCTGGGAGGAGCTATGGGCCTGCGGCAGGAATGAGAGATTGGCGAGGGAAGTTCAACGCGACAAAGAAGCTTTGCAAAGCGAGATGCAGAGTCTGCGTAAGGCGCTGAGGAAGCTGATTGAAGAGAACGAGGTGCGTGGAA gcgcagaggccgtcCCACGCGAGGCGTTCTGTCTGGATGCGGACGCCCGTCGGCGAATCCAAGAGACGCTAGAGGCTGACCTCGAGCGCTTTCAGAAGGAGACCGAGCTGCAACGGCTAGTTTgcagcgccctccgcgagcgctTGACTGAAAAAATTTGGAAAAAGATGCGAAGACCGGGGCGGGCCCTGGCGGCGATCGCAGATGCTGACAGTGCCGTGGAATTCGTCAGAGACTATCCCTTGCAGGCGACAGATGCGACCCGACTGGACGAAAAGCTTGTCTTTCTGAG GAAACtggaaaagagagaggaggagtggcttcgccgcgcggcggccgaggacCGTGCGCTCATGCGGCTGCGGTTCGACGATGCGGTCGCAACTGCGTCCACGCAAAACCTCGAGGAAGAATACATCACGCACGCCAGGGCAGGCGACGgtgagcaggcgccgctA GTCGCGGCGGgggtgcgcggcgccgagggagacTCTCTCGCTCGGTGCGGGGGctggctggcgagcgcggagaagacctTCGCGCGCGTTACGAGCTTGCGTCGTTTGCTCTATCCGCCGCTGGAGGTTCTCTcgacgtcgcgccgccgaatTCAAAGCTGCTTGCTCAACCGAGTCGCTGGCGCG TTGCGCGAGGCCTTCAACGCGTTGTTCGACGCTGCCGTGAGCGACAAGCGAAGAACTGTTGAGCAAATCAACCAGAAAGTGAAGCAGGCGCACGCAGTTGCGGAGGAACTCAAATGCGACCCCGGCGTCTCGTTCTACGCGGCTCCCAGCTGTGAAGACCCAGAGGCGATTCTCAAG gtctccgcggaggaagTGCGCGCGGAGTTGGGCTACCTGCCCTCTTGGTTTTCTCTCGAGGcgcaagaagaggaagccgagcagagagagagcgtcgtggacgaggccgccgcgcgagccctGCAGCAGATGATGGGCGGGCGTCTTCAGAACAAAACGGACACGAGCACACTCGAAATGCAAATCGAAAA AGAGAGGTGGATGAGCAGCGTCAAGCCGGAGGAGATGACTGAAGCCCAGAAGAAGGCGGTTGCCGACTACGAAGAGAAAGTGGCGCAGATTCAGGCCCTGCAGGACGCACACAGAAAGAAGCTCGAGGCAGACCTCCATCGGCTGAA AGAGGAGATCCGCGAGCTGAAGCAGACGTTCGGCGTGCGGTTTCAGGAGCTTCAGGCGAAACA GAGACAATTCGACGCCGAGATCTTGAAGCAGGAGCTCTACAGCATGCGGATGGCAACCTGGATAAACTCGAGCTCAGATCGAGCAGAGTCGCTGGAACGTCTCTtgcggcgcctgcatctGCACTCGCGGCAGTCCACCAAGACGCGCAAGGCGCTcgcggaagccgccgcgAAATGCCAAGCCCtagagaagcagcagcacgaGCTTCTgcaagaaggaaaagaaactgttgcggcgctgcgggcctCTCTGCTCCAGGCGCAGCTTCCGCCAGAGACCTACAGCGCCTTCATGGCGATTTTCAGACAGAG ACGGATGCTATCTGAGTTGCCTTCGTCGGCGTTGAGTAGGACGTCTGCCTCGGGAGACGTGACGCCGCGGAGTGCAGCGGAGCGCGAATCGCTCCATGGCGCTGAGGCGGCCTCTGACGCGCTGGACGTCAAG TGTCCCGAGGGAGGTCCTGAGTCGGTGTTTAGGAACGTCCTCCAAGCGCGCCAAGAGAAGAGCAACGCAGAGAGCCGCTTAGCCGCCACGGTCGCTGCATTcgacgagcggcggcgctaCATGAGCTACTTGCAACAG AAACAGGAACGGGAGTCGCTGGTTGAAGCAGCCCTAGTTGAGAGAATCGCAGAGGAGCGGCAGGCACTCGAGATCCTCGAGCTCGACGTGAAGCTCCTGATGGAGCTGAAGCAGGGCCACGTGGAAGTGACTTCAGGGACTCCAGTGACGACGTATGAAGACGCATGCGTTGTCCATAAGGAAGCCATTGATCGCTGCAACAACGCAATTCTCGCCATAGGAAAACAAAAGATCCATACCCTTGAGATGATCAAG GCGTTCCGCAGAAAAATCGTTTTGCTCGACTGGGAGAAGCGTGTCCTCGATGCGGAGGCACGCGACGTGGAAGAGCGGACGAGGGATGTGCATATGCTGAGAATCACGAAAGCAATCCAGAAGTACCTGACATCTGCGG CTCAGCAGCGCGGGAAGAGGCTGCaggacgagaaggagaaaaaccCGAAAAAGAAGACTTCGGCAAAGTTCGCGACACCCGACGCCTCACGGGCTGAGCTGCCTCTTgttccgccgccccccgcgccagACGCCACGCAACGCAACTCTCCGCTTGATATTCTGGATAAGAAGATACGCGAGTTGCAGAAGGAAATCAAGAGAAAG GCATCTGAAAATGCTAGCCTCGAGCAAACCGCGAAGGAGCTTCAGCAACGCGCCCTCAGCAAGAAGCTGAAGCTTACGAGAGAGACTCTCATTCCTCGGACTAAAGAAGGCAGTCCTGACGAAG GTGCGTCGGAAATCCCTCAGCGAAATTCTCAGTTTTGCGGCCTGCAGTATGTACGCCGGCTTGAGAATGCCGCCCGGCGTTACACAGACGAGATCGAAGAGCTCCGCGACGAGCTTAAGAGACTTCGAGCGCGCACGATTCCCATGTTTGAAGTGGAAAAGTAG
- a CDS encoding uncharacterized protein (encoded by transcript BESB_028100): MPTQSGAAGDRGSAIAFYEGFEAQRRDLKTLGGDSRATGGVRAEKPALNCSEAERWRALRQKKAKRGRLAAPRRRSVAKKKANPGSGMVLALFRFLASSGRHQLSLGLVNFIQNLEIGACPVACQRRNRARFSSAQRRQGNLEALAAVTRTLFAARFIWIERAAATPRQCSPLGRPLLSAVLLKMMFPGMMREAPKEYLSPKWRLVLRVAGFVGACILIAKYGDLVDMPENNRLG, encoded by the exons ATGCCAACGCAGTCaggagccgccggcgaccgcgggaGCGCGATTGCCTTCTACGAAGGCTTTGAAGCACAGAGAAGAGATCTAAAGAC ATTAGGGGGCGATTCACGCGCCACTggcggcgttcgcgccgAGAAACCGGCGCTCAACTGCTCGGAAGCTGAGAGGTGGAGAGCGCTCCGCCAAAAGAAAGCGAAACGAGGGCGGCTCGCTGCACCACGGCGCCGATCTGTTGCGAAAAAGAAGGCG AATCCGGGCTCCGGTATGGTACTCGCTCTGTTCCGtttcctcgcctcgtcgggTCGTCATCAGCTTAGCCTGGGCTTAGTGAACTTTATTCAGAATCTCGAAATCGGCGCATGCCCAGTGGCTTGCCAGAGACGGAACAGAGCgcgtttctcctctgcgcagagacggcagGGAAATCTCGAGGCTCTCGCTGCAGTCACTCGcactctcttcgccgcccgtTTCAT CTGGATTgaacgcgcagccgccaccCCTCGCCAGTGTTCGCCGCTCGGCAGACCCCTTCTCTCCGCTGTTCTACTCAAGATGATGTTTCCTGGCATGATGCGCGAAGCTCCGAAGGAGTACCTCTCCCCGAAGTGGAGACTGGTGCTTCGCGTGGCGGGCTTCGTCGGCGCGTGCATCCTCATCGCCAAATACGGCGACTTGGTGGACATGCCAGAGAACAACCGCCTCGGCTAA
- a CDS encoding thrombospondin type 1 domain-containing protein (encoded by transcript BESB_028110), which produces MAEEGRGYQAPASAALDASDTHHSRICEQKVYRDLTIEQKTTEPTQRDFAARGRRKTRRFAWRDMPSAVSPASLLLLVGLLSLGFSHQEFAARSFSSLSFTQIAAAETRSPEASPSSSAADLDSPSRASSAHASVPHGSLSGDSAASSASHASSLHHRRETSEAQREKTGGWRSLPSAEKTRAQPHQRHDAASDEELSTRGDTYAAESASPGGRHGPSARQSSHTSSLSRASPSALPSASEATDSAAADSAAAAPDLPSLRASPTGSEGADEEEVEGLRGRARHWRRPDPAEISLSLRHFLSSSSLARELIHLRAFGLSFDEHQARARVRLYAMGRGGLYPGRLGKRSRHHRHAREAHRENRGSAEAIGDVSATGAEASPAPAPASFAASRSHVRVRGGRPLTATEHEALKRAALTAQFNRRHLLNIQADSLRFGRMRPLVEDGETAGVYTVNECVAVRYADYPKSFPGYDEETESCKCPRGWIPCGVADAKAHVSAWEPVVWEENADAGCTRERGAVMLEHMNFYSCPLKDFVDYTGPNDVTIRNEQCRRAGFVLCRAAESTCITGPWSAWTSCSVPCGEGYQYRWRIPAGATSDSAGSVQSARGVSKDACAPYHMEERRKCSRGPCPKTVRNTQCLWTTVQVNHENNGFDEKRGSCTCGSGDEEADLEEGDLMVPCTPEEALASMDSWKTHLRKYCHSMLGLGRHNALALRFHPFGYLVRVGLANLWHLDCTGGWTRFNIFEGRMFCNKGAKMLCRASTDDEYVPFIAGGSPDADRKEDGTLDASASMLTLHGRRRSGRLLPAFSASFSEAESSALPSPGAESHTWFAALAGALTAMILLACFVKRATLFALWRSACLVEGVKAGEEAKAFAAAFAWKKLRANLRATPHALAFLLMGAWGRLREKVHAWVETEEQRRQKEETKRASRVSFFFPDEEDEEEDQVRRPRRHPVCEEEERLLRGVRVYASRASTPDSSFLSSLPLLDALARLPLISMLIGKKAAPGAPRPALALWRKIQAAFLSPEERERRERMWRMEREKKEDDERNQRSARDAGVALHGMQTTRRRRVFAAAEGERSAAASASSSSFLYSQEGETPLPSEEEKDRRRRTMRRRGKLEADEFPGSSSSTSDGGSQSGPEEDDHYSKLSPAERMLFYPRGRRRTAEKLVQLNAAARAAAVAAVTPESFGAY; this is translated from the exons ATGGCTGAAGAAGGGCGGGGATACCAGGCccccgcgtcggcggcgttAGACGCATCGGACACGCATCACAGCCGCATCTGTGAACAGAAGGTCTACAGAGACCTTACCATTGAGCAAAAGACCACAGAACCGACACAGAGGGATTTCGCTGCACGGGGTCGCCGGAAGACGCGACGGTTCGCCTGGCGCGACATGCCCTCTGCCGTGTCGcccgcttctcttctccttctcgtcggTCTTCTGTCCCTCGGTTTCAGCCATCAAGAATTCGCAGCAcgctcgttttcttctctgagTTTCACCCAGATagctgccgcggagacgcggtcgcccgaggcctcgccctcaTCTTCCGCCGCTGACCTCGACTCTCCTTCTCGTGCCTCGTCTGCTCATGCCTCGGTTCCTCACGGCTCTCTGTCGGGAGATTccgctgcttcttcagcttcgcACGCTTCGTCCCTGCATCACCGCAGAGAGACTTCGGAAGCTCAGCGAGAGAAGACCGGTGGATGGCGATCTCTGCCCTCCGCAGAAAAGACGCGTGCCCAGCCGCACCAGAGACACGACGCagccagcgacgaggagctgAGCACACGCGGAGACACATATGCAGCAgagtccgcgtcgcctgggGGCCGCCATGGACCTTCCGCTCGACAGTCTTCCCAcacttcctctctctcgcgggcttcgccctccgctcTTCCGTCCGCCTCTGAGGCAACggactctgcggcggccgactccgctgcagccgcgcccgatttgccttcgctgcgtgcATCGCCCACAGGGTCTGAGGgggcggacgaggaggaggtggAAGGGCTGCGAGGTCGCGCACGCCACTGGCGCCGGCCCGACCCTGCGGAGatctcgctgtcgcttcggcactttctctcttcttcttcgctcgcgcgtgAGCTCATCCATCTGCGGGCCTTCGGCCTCTCGTTTGATGAACaccaggcgcgggcgcgcgtccgcctctaCGCCAtggggcggggcggcctgTACCCGGGTCGCCTCGGCAAGCGGAGTCGCCACCATCGccatgcgcgcgaggctcacCGCGAGAACCGAggctccgcagaggcgatAGGAGACGTGTCTGCGACGGGAGccgaggcgtcgcccgcgccggcgcctgcgtccttTGCAGCGTCGCGGTCTCACGTCAgggtccgcggcggccgcccctTGACTGCGACAGAGCAcgaggcgctgaagcgcgcggcgctgacggCGCAGTTCAATCGGCGCCACTTGCTGAATATACAGGCAGACAGCCTGCGCTTCGGCCGCATGCGGCCGCTTGTTGAGGACGGCGAGACCGCGGGTGTGTACACGGTCAACGAGTGCGTAGCGGTTCGCTACGCGGACTACCCTAAGAGCTTCCCCGGctacgacgaggagacagaaagcTGCAAGTGTCCCAGAGGCTGGAttccctgcggcgtcgcagatGCCAAGGCGCACGTGTCCGCGTGGGAGCCGGTCGTCTGGGAAGAAAACGCCGATGCGGGAtgcacgcgcgagcgcggtgCAGTCATGCTCGAGCACATGAACTTCTACTCCTGTCCGCTGAAAGACTTTGTTGACTACACCGGGCCGAACGACGTCACCATCCGGAACGAGCAgtgcagacgcgccggcttcgtcctctgccgcgccgcagagtccACGTGCATCACCGGCCCTTG GTCAGCGTGGACAAGTTGCTCTGTTCCGTGTGGCGAGGGCTACCAGTACCGCTGGCGCAttcccgccggcgcgacgagcgacTCGGCAGGGAGCGTTCAGAGTGCGCGCGGCGTGTCCAAAGACGCCTGTGCGCCGTACCACATggaggagagacgaaaaTGCAGCCGCGGGCCGTGCCCGAAAACCGTGCGAAACACGCAGTGCTTGTGGACTACGGTGCAAGTCAACCA CGAGAACAACGGATTCGATGAAAAGAGAGGCAGCTGCACATGCGGGagtggcgacgaggaggcggacctcgaagaaggcgaccTCATGGTCCCCTGCACGCCGGAAGAGGCACTCGCCTCGATGGACAGCTGGAAAACCCACCTGCGCAAATACTGTCACTCGATGCTCGGGCTTGGACGTCACAATGCACTG gcgctgcgcttccATCCATTCGGCTACCTCGTGCGCGTCGGCCTGGCGAACTTGTGGCATTTGGACTGTACCGGCGGCTGGACGCGGTTCAACATCTTCGAGGGGCGAATGTTTTGCAATAAGGGTGCGAAAATGCTTTGCCGCGCATCCACAGACGACGAGTACGTTCCCTTCATTGCGGGTGGCTCGCCAGACGCAGACCGCAAGGAAGACGGGACTCTCGACGCCA GCGCCTCGATGTTGACGCTgcacggccgccgccgctcgggtcgccttctgcctgcGTTTTCCGCGTCATTTTCTGAGGCTGAATCGAGCGCCTTGCCTTCTCCGGGGGCGGAGTCGCACACATggttcgccgctctcgcaggcgcgcttACGGCCATGATTCTCCTCGCGTGCTTTGTGAAGCGCGCAACGCTGTTTGCGCTGTGGCGGTCGGCGTGCCTCGTGGAGGGTGTCaaggcaggcgaagaggcgaaagcgtTTGCGGCCGCATTTGCGTGGAAGAAGCTCCGTGCGAATCTGCGAGCCACGCCGCACGCACTGGCGTTTCTTCTCATGGGAGCGTGGGGACGACTGCGCGAGAAAGTCCACGCGTGGGTGGAGACTGAAGAGCAGCGCAGGCaaaaagaggagacgaaacgggcgtcgcgcgtttcgtttttcttccccgacgaggaggatgaagaggaggatCAAGTgcgaaggccgaggcggcATCCCGTgtgcgaagaggaagagaggcTGTTGCGGGGTGTGCGCGTCtacgcctcgcgcgcttcgaCGCCGGACTCCTCCTTTTTATCGTCGCTTCCACtgctcgacgcgctcgcccgcctgcCCCTGATCTCTATGCTTATCGGGAAAAAggctgcgcctggcgcgccgcgaccggctTTGGCACTGTGGAGAAAGATTCAGGCTGCTTTCCTCTCGCcggaagagcgcgagaggcgagagcgaatgTGGCGCATGGAGagggaaaagaaggaagacgacgagcgcAACCAGCGCAGCGCCCGAGACGCTGGCGTGGCGCTGCATGGgatgcagacgacgcggcgaagacgggtcttcgctgcggccgaaggcgagcgttcggccgcggcgagcgcgtcgtcgtcgtctttctTGTATTCtcaggaaggcgagacgccgctgccaagcgaggaggaaaaagatcgccgacggcgaacgatgcgacgaagaggcaagCTGGAAGCAGACGAGTTTCCGGGATCGTCTTCTTCTACCTCAGACGGCGGGTCGCAGTCAGGGCCGGAGGAGGACGATCACTACTCCAAGCTCTCGCCGGCAGAAAGGATGCTGTTCTACCCtcgaggccgaaggcgcaCGGCTGAGAAACTTGTGCAACTgaacgcagctgcgcgggcagctgccgtcgctgcagTGACGCCAGAGT
- a CDS encoding uncharacterized protein (encoded by transcript BESB_028090): MEKGRGRTSGRAEALCLSSPEAPFAPEVLYLEESHHSPVQFLDCNTLCSCVGSALSLWALDSGRRRLLSFSVEGDRRLEILAEDEGSETSPAHPSISAPAPPARRVTDRPSSAATAAAIAAEKSGGRVAAPGKLPSSAALSKDLKHRFPGVELRATEAARPRGRHQATASPYRDALDLLPCLATCPSRGLVACSGRVARRMPLPNEEEPTNCVKTFLLRRVTRKDKNDKNAPLDFCPQVTELQPDASPAAIDVVDLAFSACGTKLYRLSIALSQAQGARRDSGLLDEAAILGAPSLVVETSSAFLASTAEAEDVGKPEFRAAAHITVFDSTTGALQTRTKLHISDICECKRNGGPPTAQACACPTFCEANVASAVAFRG; encoded by the coding sequence ATGGAGAAAGGACGCGGCAGAACTTCGGGGCGGGCGGAGGCTCTCTGCCTGAGCTCTCCAGAAGCTCCGTTCGCCCCAGAAGTTCTCTACCTAGAAGAGTCCCACCACTCGCCAGTTCAGTTCCTCGACTGCAACACTCTCTGCTCCTGCGTTGGGAGTGCACTTTCCCTGTGGGCGCTCGACAGCGGCCGGAGGCGTTTGCTCAGCTTTAGCGTAGAGGGAGATAGAAGGCTGGAAATCCTCGCTGAAGACGAGGGCAGCGAGACCTCGCCTGCGCATCCATCAATTTCCgcacctgcgccgcctgccagGAGGGTCACAGACCGGCCAAGcagcgcagcgaccgcggcggcgattGCGGCGGAAAAAAGCGGCGGGCGTGTGGCGGCGCCAGGGAAATTGCCCTCGTCAGCGGCGCTCAGCAAAGACCTGAAACACAGATTTCCCGGCGTAGAGCTGCGGGCcaccgaggcggcgcgccctaGAGGCCGTCATCAGGCCACAGCCTCGCCGTATCGAGACGCCCTAGATCTCTTGCCTTGCCTTGCCACGTGCCCATCTCGAGGCCTCGTAGCATGCAGCGGGCGAGTGGCGCGGCGAATGCCGCTTCCGAACGAGGAAGAACCGACGAACTGCGTCAAAACTTTCCTGCTGCGCAGAGTGACTCGAAAAGACAAGAACGACAAAAACGCGCCGCTAGACTTCTGCCCGCAGGTGACCGAGCTCCAGCcagacgcgtcgccggcagcgatCGACGTCGTGGATCTCGCgttcagcgcctgcggcacaAAGCTGTACAGACTCTCTATCGCCCTCTCGCAAGCCCAAGGCGCCCGACGAGACTCTGGGCTCCTGGATGAGGCCGCCATCCTCGGCGCTCCCAGCCTCGTCGTGGAAacctccagcgccttcttGGCGTcgaccgcagaggcggaagatGTCGGCAAACCCGAgtttcgcgccgctgcgcacaTCACGGTATTCGACTCGACAACGGGCGctctgcagacgcgaacGAAGCTGCACATCTCTGATATCTGTGAGTGCAAAAGGAATGGAGGGCCTCCCACCGCGCAGGCCTGCGCGTGCCCTACATTCTGCGAAGCAAACGTCGCCTCGGCTGTCGCATTTCGAGGGTGA